In the genome of Bacteroidota bacterium, the window ATTTTGGGCATCCTTTTGACTGTTTGTGTTGGTTGTTTAATGATACACAAATTACTGAATTTTAGTAATATGCAGCGAGGATGCCCCTTATTATTTTAAATTAACTTTTTAAACATACCTTCTCATAGTTCATATTTCATAGCTAATAGCTACATCAAACTTTAATCCCCAAAAACTCCTCTGTTAAAACAAGTCCGCCATAAATTGCTGCATCGTCACGGAGATTGGTACCAACTATGGAAACGCATTTTGCTGCATCGGCAATTGAATATTTGAAGAAGGTGTTTTGAATTTTAGGGAGCATAAAGTTTTCGTTTGCCTCCATCATACCGCCACCGAGGATGATGAGTTCAAAATTCATCAGGTTGTTGATGCCTGCGAGAACTCTTCCGATGGTCTTACACGATTGATTAACGGTTTTTACAGCAAGTTTGTCGCCAGCTTCGAGAGCCTTGAAGAGAGCCTTGCTTTTAATTTCTTTGCTTTTGTCGATTCTCTCTTTTAGAACGCTCTGTTTCCCTTTTTTGATTTCGGAGACTATCTGCCTTACAACAGCGGTTCTGCTTGCCAGAGCTTCGAAACAACCCACTTTCCCGCAGCCGCACTTCGGACCTTGTTCGTGAACATTAATATGTCCAATTTCACCGGCAACCCATCCCGAACCCCGGTAAATTTTTCCGTCAGTGATCAGTCCGCTTCCAATTCCTGTACCGATGAACACAACAAGAACATTCTTTTTACCTTTTGCAGCACCGAAGGCAAGTTCGCCCGCTGCAGCGAGGTTCACATCATTTTCGATCAGGACAGGGTAGGGGAGCCGGTTGTTCAGGTGTTCTTTCACATTGTAGTTTTTCAACCCGAGATTTGGAGCCATTCCTATGATCCCGGTTTCTATGTTTACAGATCCGGGAATACCTACTGCAATGGAGGCTACCTGTTCGGGCGTGATGCCCGACTGTTGAATAACCTCATTGGTCAGATCGACAAGAGAACCTGAGAATGACTCGTGCGAGTTGTTCTCCGGGGTCTGTTTTTTAAGGCTTGAAATTATTCCTTGGGCTGAGTTGACGACTGAGGCGAGTTTTTTGGTGCCGCCAACATCCAGACTTACGACAAATTTCGGTTCCACAATGTGTCCTTTTTAATAATGGAAATGGTCTGACTTGAAAGTCATCTAATATTAGTAAGTTTCGGTCTCATTTTACAAAATTCTGAATCTAAAAATATAAAATTAATAGAACCCGCAAAACATTTGAAGCCACTAAAAAGATTTGGTCAGAATTTCCTGACAGACCCCCACTATATAAACAAGATTGTTGACTCATTTTCCCCTCAAAAAGATGACACTATTCTTGAGATAGGTCCCGGCAAAGGAGCCATCACAGAAAAAATTCTTGCTGCAAGCGAAAATCTCCGGGTTGTCGAGATTGATACCCGTGCAATCGAACTGCTCAAAGTAAAATTTCCGTCACTTCAAATTATCGAGGGAGATTTTATGAAAGTGAATATAAGGGAAGTGGCGGGAAGCAACAAAATCCGGGTAATCGGTAACATACCTTACAACATCACCACTCCAATAATTTTCAAGTTACTCGAGGATAGAGATGTCGTAAAAGATGTGATGCTTATGGTACAACTGGAAGTGGCAAAAAGAATAACTGCTCCACCCGGGAACAAGGAATACGGAATTTTAAGCGTAGTTCTTGGGGTCTATGCAACTCTGGAGTATCATTTTAAGGTACCTTCAACTGTATTTTTCCCCAAACCAAAAGTGGATTCGGCTATCATTTCACTTCATTTCAACAAAGATGAATCCCTGATAAAGGATCACAAACTTTTCAGAAGGGTAGTCAGAACCGCTTTTAACCAAAGGAGAAAGACTCTTCGCAATGCTCTTTCTCCGGTCCTGTCGGAAATGAATGTTGATTATATACCCCCCGTTGACCTCGGTTTGAGAGCCGAACAGCTTACTCTCGCAGATTTTATCGAACTTTCCAACTCTTTATCAGGGAATTTTGAAACAGATTCGTGATTTTGATTGTTACTATTTTATAATTATTA includes:
- a CDS encoding ROK family protein, which codes for MEPKFVVSLDVGGTKKLASVVNSAQGIISSLKKQTPENNSHESFSGSLVDLTNEVIQQSGITPEQVASIAVGIPGSVNIETGIIGMAPNLGLKNYNVKEHLNNRLPYPVLIENDVNLAAAGELAFGAAKGKKNVLVVFIGTGIGSGLITDGKIYRGSGWVAGEIGHINVHEQGPKCGCGKVGCFEALASRTAVVRQIVSEIKKGKQSVLKERIDKSKEIKSKALFKALEAGDKLAVKTVNQSCKTIGRVLAGINNLMNFELIILGGGMMEANENFMLPKIQNTFFKYSIADAAKCVSIVGTNLRDDAAIYGGLVLTEEFLGIKV
- the rsmA gene encoding 16S rRNA (adenine(1518)-N(6)/adenine(1519)-N(6))-dimethyltransferase RsmA gives rise to the protein MKPLKRFGQNFLTDPHYINKIVDSFSPQKDDTILEIGPGKGAITEKILAASENLRVVEIDTRAIELLKVKFPSLQIIEGDFMKVNIREVAGSNKIRVIGNIPYNITTPIIFKLLEDRDVVKDVMLMVQLEVAKRITAPPGNKEYGILSVVLGVYATLEYHFKVPSTVFFPKPKVDSAIISLHFNKDESLIKDHKLFRRVVRTAFNQRRKTLRNALSPVLSEMNVDYIPPVDLGLRAEQLTLADFIELSNSLSGNFETDS